One Vallitalea pronyensis genomic region harbors:
- a CDS encoding nucleotidyltransferase domain-containing protein, with protein MNEISKELLEEAKYYCHELSKHDVLKRYWHALSLILKGSTARGTADAYSDIDLVFFCSKDVKEKIIKAYYEAELIDRQDGVFLPLPDWIGHYHMESYGKLRSYFEEKNYEEVWEYTHVKVLHDAHGQFASIVNEHTREPIVTLEDIKRQYINLQLDLDWMRHPLKRGDEMSVYVFGGRLLKKICQAYYLLDEEAYPNDKWLFYHLQDTSLGKKQKDSVLSFSKTILDKDKTIPCGLELTEYHQYTSAEALIQDIAQCIKEKYGNHPWLDEWYLYV; from the coding sequence ATGAATGAAATAAGTAAGGAGCTTCTGGAGGAAGCTAAGTATTATTGTCATGAATTATCAAAACATGATGTTTTGAAAAGGTATTGGCATGCACTCAGTCTAATTTTAAAAGGCAGTACTGCTAGAGGTACAGCTGATGCCTATTCGGATATTGACCTTGTATTTTTCTGTTCCAAAGATGTAAAAGAGAAGATTATTAAAGCTTATTATGAAGCAGAGCTCATTGACCGGCAAGATGGTGTCTTCTTGCCATTGCCGGATTGGATCGGGCATTATCATATGGAGAGTTATGGGAAGCTTAGGTCTTATTTTGAAGAAAAAAACTATGAGGAAGTATGGGAGTATACCCATGTTAAGGTATTGCATGATGCACATGGTCAGTTTGCGTCCATTGTAAATGAGCATACACGTGAGCCAATAGTGACTCTTGAGGATATTAAAAGACAGTATATAAATCTACAGCTTGATCTGGATTGGATGCGGCATCCTCTAAAACGTGGTGATGAAATGAGTGTTTATGTTTTTGGTGGCAGACTTCTTAAAAAAATATGCCAAGCATACTATCTCTTGGATGAAGAAGCTTATCCTAATGATAAGTGGTTATTTTATCATTTGCAGGACACATCGTTAGGAAAAAAACAGAAGGATAGCGTATTATCTTTTAGTAAAACCATATTGGATAAAGATAAAACCATTCCATGTGGGCTGGAATTAACAGAATATCATCAGTACACCTCAGCAGAAGCCCTCATTCAAGATATAGCCCAGTGTATTAAGGAGAAGTACGGTAACCATCCTTGGTTGGACGAATGGTATCTCTACGTCTAG
- a CDS encoding helix-turn-helix domain-containing protein, which translates to MEVDRGKASHKLSQLDLKFSSGSYDIEMYWFRVMTVEQDWYIGRHTHSAYEFHFVAEGMSAVKTDMDTFMVEQGQFYVTKPGEYHEQVNIQGKQYVEYCMHCQITLNQTASTEDALLFKILNDSLCKAYNDRNGIIKLFEEVLASAYYENIGYYGQIQRYILLIITKAIQVMSEGKQFDYAVPLKHKKGDYRFELMSQYIKDNISSPMMIKHVADYMYLSEKQISRIIKKKTGLSAKQYINQIKLKKAKELLKDTDMLMKEIAEQLGFSSEYYFNQFFKREEGFPPGFFRMNTSF; encoded by the coding sequence ATGGAAGTAGATCGAGGAAAAGCATCTCATAAATTATCCCAATTGGACCTAAAATTCAGTAGTGGCTCCTACGATATCGAAATGTACTGGTTTCGTGTCATGACTGTGGAACAAGATTGGTACATTGGACGTCATACCCATTCGGCATATGAATTTCACTTTGTTGCAGAAGGTATGTCAGCTGTTAAAACAGATATGGATACATTCATGGTAGAACAAGGTCAATTCTACGTGACGAAGCCAGGAGAATATCATGAACAGGTCAATATCCAAGGAAAGCAGTATGTGGAATACTGCATGCATTGTCAGATTACGCTGAATCAAACGGCAAGTACAGAGGATGCGTTACTCTTTAAGATTTTAAATGACAGCTTATGCAAAGCATACAATGATCGTAATGGCATTATAAAACTATTTGAAGAAGTCTTAGCAAGTGCTTATTATGAAAACATTGGTTATTATGGTCAGATTCAACGTTACATTTTATTAATCATTACAAAAGCAATCCAAGTTATGAGTGAAGGCAAACAATTTGATTATGCCGTGCCCCTAAAACATAAAAAAGGTGACTATCGTTTTGAACTCATGAGTCAATACATTAAGGATAATATTAGCAGCCCAATGATGATTAAGCACGTAGCTGACTACATGTATCTCAGTGAAAAACAGATAAGCCGTATTATTAAGAAGAAAACAGGTTTATCAGCTAAGCAATACATTAACCAGATTAAGCTGAAAAAAGCAAAGGAATTGTTAAAAGACACGGACATGCTAATGAAAGAAATAGCTGAACAATTAGGTTTTTCAAGTGAGTATTATTTTAACCAGTTCTTTAAAAGGGAAGAGGGGTTTCCTCCAGGTTTTTTTAGAATGAACACATCCTTTTAA
- a CDS encoding SoxR reducing system RseC family protein has product MPEIGIVTKQSGEYVTVKLERQEACAKCRACTAGLTSKDMIVEAENRCQAKVGDAVAISLEQSNFLQAVFIMYTIPLIFLFVGLGIGYGIGHALQLGNTELLAIVCGFVLLTAAYFLIRANEEKWRSKKFRPVAETVVHEKEL; this is encoded by the coding sequence ATGCCAGAGATAGGTATTGTAACCAAACAATCCGGTGAATATGTAACCGTGAAACTGGAGAGACAAGAAGCCTGTGCCAAATGTCGAGCTTGTACGGCAGGACTTACGTCGAAAGATATGATAGTGGAAGCAGAGAATCGGTGTCAAGCCAAAGTAGGGGATGCTGTTGCCATATCACTGGAACAGAGTAATTTTTTGCAAGCAGTATTTATCATGTATACCATTCCTCTTATTTTTTTATTTGTTGGGCTGGGAATAGGATATGGTATAGGACATGCGCTACAACTGGGTAATACCGAACTCCTTGCTATTGTCTGTGGCTTTGTTTTATTAACCGCAGCTTATTTTCTAATACGAGCAAATGAAGAAAAATGGAGAAGTAAGAAGTTTCGTCCTGTAGCGGAAACAGTTGTTCATGAGAAAGAGCTATAA
- a CDS encoding uroporphyrinogen decarboxylase family protein, with translation MTGKERIRATFNREKVDRNPFWKGNPTHEVEVTLCEHFGIPTGDSVALSEQLGDDFVWLPAGGFWKHPEGKGMFSDIFGKRETLSEGGTYADITLENVDALPWPDPAYIDVDGYIRFIQKANDKGFAVFGGMWSPFFHLVADFFGMEDYFIKMYTEPELVEAVTHKFVDFYLETNRRIFEGCQGKDVLYGFFFGNDFGSQLDTLISPQLFRKFVLPSFKNLVQLAKSYDLKVMLHSCGAISKVIPDLIETGMDALHPLQAKAQGMSAEELVQYKDDIIFVGGVDTQVLLPNGSPEDIIEEVERLKGIFGDGFVISPSHEALQSDVPLENIFALQKAATE, from the coding sequence ATGACAGGTAAAGAGCGTATTAGGGCAACCTTTAATCGAGAAAAGGTCGATAGAAATCCTTTTTGGAAGGGCAACCCTACACATGAGGTTGAAGTGACGCTTTGTGAGCATTTTGGCATACCCACAGGGGATAGTGTGGCATTAAGTGAACAGTTAGGCGATGATTTTGTTTGGCTGCCAGCAGGGGGATTTTGGAAGCATCCAGAGGGGAAAGGCATGTTTAGTGATATCTTTGGTAAGCGGGAAACCTTGAGTGAAGGGGGAACCTATGCAGATATTACCTTAGAAAATGTGGATGCATTACCTTGGCCAGACCCAGCGTATATTGATGTAGACGGGTACATACGTTTTATACAGAAAGCCAATGATAAAGGTTTTGCTGTTTTTGGCGGTATGTGGTCACCTTTTTTTCATCTTGTAGCAGACTTTTTTGGTATGGAAGATTATTTCATTAAGATGTATACGGAACCTGAATTGGTTGAAGCAGTGACCCATAAGTTTGTTGATTTTTACTTAGAAACCAATAGGCGAATCTTTGAAGGATGTCAAGGTAAGGATGTTTTATATGGCTTCTTCTTTGGTAATGATTTTGGAAGTCAGTTAGATACCCTGATTAGTCCTCAGTTATTTAGAAAGTTTGTTCTACCTAGTTTTAAAAACCTGGTGCAGCTTGCAAAAAGTTATGATTTAAAAGTGATGCTTCATTCCTGTGGTGCTATTTCAAAGGTTATCCCTGATTTAATAGAAACAGGTATGGATGCCTTACATCCTCTTCAAGCTAAGGCACAAGGGATGTCTGCAGAAGAATTGGTACAGTATAAAGATGACATTATCTTTGTTGGAGGCGTAGATACGCAGGTGTTACTACCCAATGGTTCACCTGAGGACATTATAGAAGAAGTAGAACGTTTAAAAGGTATATTTGGTGATGGTTTTGTCATCTCACCCAGCCATGAGGCGTTGCAGAGTGATGTACCCCTTGAGAATATATTTGCTTTACAAAAAGCGGCAACAGAATAG
- a CDS encoding AraC family transcriptional regulator, with the protein MDNQISIYNQIFDHLEIELKNVGHTLCDHSWYSHQSYFEYDSIGLVLDGQIWIQYDTTEFVAQAGELYYIPGGHIQSFHTHQCSTATKYWCHFSALLSGSRLYDFIHMPNHVACSNMDLSVNLFQTMLTAFRDKAIGNRLLYQSKLLELIHCYTHHHVDTISLKNNQLTNDMHHIIAYIEKNISNPLSIKELADIAGFSTNYFIELFKRYFHITPHQYIINQKMSMAKTLLTCTDLTIKEVSTQLGFSSQNYFSEIFKTHTSYSPSLYRKLQLS; encoded by the coding sequence ATGGATAATCAAATCAGCATTTATAATCAAATATTTGACCATTTGGAAATTGAATTAAAAAATGTAGGTCATACATTATGTGACCATTCTTGGTACAGTCATCAATCATATTTTGAATATGACAGTATCGGCCTTGTATTGGATGGTCAGATTTGGATTCAATACGACACCACAGAATTTGTTGCACAAGCTGGCGAACTGTACTATATTCCAGGTGGGCACATACAGTCTTTCCATACCCACCAATGTTCCACTGCAACGAAATACTGGTGTCATTTTTCTGCCCTTTTAAGTGGCAGCCGTTTATACGATTTTATTCATATGCCCAACCATGTAGCCTGTTCCAATATGGACCTATCGGTTAATCTTTTTCAAACCATGTTAACGGCTTTTCGTGATAAGGCAATTGGTAACCGTTTATTGTACCAAAGTAAATTATTAGAACTTATACACTGCTATACCCATCATCATGTGGACACAATCAGTTTAAAAAACAACCAATTAACCAATGATATGCATCATATCATCGCCTATATCGAAAAAAATATCAGCAATCCCCTTTCTATTAAGGAATTAGCTGATATTGCAGGTTTTAGTACGAACTATTTTATTGAATTATTTAAACGGTACTTCCATATTACGCCACATCAATATATCATTAACCAGAAGATGTCCATGGCAAAAACCTTATTAACATGTACGGATTTAACCATTAAAGAGGTCAGTACACAACTTGGCTTTTCATCACAAAACTATTTTTCTGAGATATTTAAAACCCATACCAGCTATTCTCCATCTCTATATCGTAAGTTACAACTCAGCTAA
- a CDS encoding alpha-glucosidase, producing MKIVEKNKGFELYLQKKCLMKHTIDKCAIYVGYGEERMAMYRGNFKVEDYVIERTPLKYYHIHNNHITFRRYEGDSCGALTLSLIEKDNRLSIYFIECEAPINRIWIRLHADKEEKVYGCGEQMSYFNLRGRHFPLWTSEPGVGRDKSTYVTWLADTRDKAGGDYYTTNYPEPTFISTKKYWCHVETTAYADFNFQYDDFHELQVWDIPKSIIFETGKTYLELTEKFTDYAGRLPKLPNWTRDGVILGVQGGTDQVSTYLDQALESGIKVSGLWCQDWEGINITSFGKRLRWNWEWDPKRYPGLDKFIITLKEKGIRVMGYINPYVVNDGGLYAYAKEKGYLATRPNGDIYDVDFGEFYCGIVDFTYPDAFEWYKDVIKKNLIDLGLGGWMADFGEYLPIDCCLKNGVPAMLMHNAWPALWAKCNYEAIEESGKIGEVFYFMRAGGHGLQRYCTALWAGDQSVDWSLHDGLASVLPAALSSGILGNPYHHSDIGGYTSLHGNIRTKELFQRWTEMAVFTSLMRTHEGNRPEQNFQYYDDDETIKHLAKMTAIHVALKPYIDDLMDEAVTKGLPLQRPLFMHYERDKKVYDIQYAYLFGKDILVAPVYEPNITEWSVYLPEDDWIHFWTGSDYKGGDHVIDAPIGFPPVFYRKKSQYAQLFKMVANHNRF from the coding sequence ATGAAAATTGTAGAAAAGAATAAAGGTTTTGAGCTATACTTACAAAAGAAATGTTTAATGAAACATACGATTGACAAGTGTGCCATCTATGTAGGTTATGGTGAAGAACGTATGGCCATGTATCGAGGTAACTTTAAGGTTGAGGATTATGTTATTGAGCGTACACCCTTAAAGTATTACCACATCCATAACAATCACATTACATTTAGGCGATATGAAGGTGATTCTTGTGGTGCTTTAACGTTATCGTTAATAGAGAAAGACAATCGTTTATCTATCTATTTTATTGAGTGTGAAGCACCGATTAATCGTATTTGGATTCGGTTACATGCTGACAAAGAGGAGAAAGTATATGGTTGTGGTGAACAGATGTCCTACTTTAATTTACGAGGCAGGCATTTTCCACTATGGACATCAGAACCAGGTGTGGGGCGTGATAAATCAACTTATGTGACCTGGTTGGCAGATACACGAGACAAGGCAGGTGGCGATTATTATACGACTAATTATCCAGAGCCCACTTTTATATCAACTAAGAAATATTGGTGTCATGTTGAGACAACAGCCTATGCAGATTTTAATTTTCAATATGATGATTTTCATGAATTACAGGTTTGGGATATACCCAAATCCATTATTTTTGAAACGGGAAAGACGTATTTAGAGCTTACGGAGAAGTTTACGGATTATGCAGGGCGGTTACCCAAGTTACCTAACTGGACAAGGGATGGCGTCATATTAGGTGTCCAAGGGGGAACGGATCAAGTTTCCACATATCTCGATCAAGCCTTAGAAAGCGGTATCAAGGTCAGCGGTTTATGGTGTCAAGATTGGGAAGGGATTAATATAACCTCTTTTGGAAAACGGTTGAGATGGAATTGGGAATGGGACCCAAAACGTTATCCTGGATTGGATAAATTCATTATTACATTAAAAGAAAAGGGTATTCGAGTGATGGGTTACATCAATCCATATGTGGTTAATGATGGTGGGTTGTATGCCTATGCTAAGGAAAAAGGCTATTTGGCTACCAGACCTAATGGGGATATATATGATGTGGACTTTGGCGAATTTTATTGTGGTATTGTTGATTTCACGTATCCAGATGCTTTTGAATGGTACAAAGATGTGATTAAGAAAAATTTGATTGACCTTGGTTTAGGCGGTTGGATGGCAGATTTTGGCGAATATCTGCCCATTGATTGCTGCTTAAAGAACGGTGTTCCCGCTATGCTTATGCATAACGCTTGGCCTGCGTTATGGGCAAAGTGTAATTATGAAGCCATTGAGGAATCGGGTAAAATAGGTGAAGTGTTCTACTTTATGCGTGCAGGAGGGCATGGTTTACAGAGGTATTGTACCGCATTGTGGGCAGGGGATCAGTCTGTTGATTGGTCGTTACATGATGGTTTAGCATCGGTTCTGCCAGCTGCTTTGTCCTCAGGTATTTTAGGGAACCCATATCATCATAGTGACATTGGAGGCTATACCAGTTTACATGGAAATATCAGAACGAAAGAGTTGTTTCAGCGCTGGACAGAGATGGCGGTGTTCACATCCTTGATGCGTACCCATGAAGGCAATCGGCCAGAACAAAACTTTCAATATTATGATGATGATGAAACCATCAAACATTTAGCTAAGATGACAGCTATCCATGTGGCATTAAAGCCCTATATTGACGATTTAATGGATGAAGCGGTGACGAAAGGGTTACCTCTCCAGAGACCACTTTTTATGCACTATGAAAGGGATAAGAAAGTGTATGATATCCAATATGCTTATTTATTTGGCAAGGATATACTGGTTGCTCCTGTCTATGAACCGAATATAACAGAGTGGTCTGTTTATCTGCCAGAGGATGATTGGATACATTTTTGGACGGGATCCGATTACAAAGGCGGTGACCATGTTATAGACGCCCCCATTGGTTTTCCTCCTGTTTTTTATCGAAAAAAATCCCAGTATGCTCAGTTGTTTAAGATGGTGGCTAATCATAATCGTTTTTAA
- a CDS encoding carbohydrate ABC transporter permease, whose amino-acid sequence MKQKILKNMILIMYGLGIILPISIVVLATFKDAAELYQNIGGLPKSFNLDNYITIFIEDNFLIYFLNSIQTTLSSVFFTLLFGSFAAYFVIRSNKIIGGIIFALFTAGLMMPPQVNMIPLYNLITDLGLKNKLTGLVIVNIAATLPVVVLILTGFMRSIHRDLFAAAKVDGASEWKIYSRIVMPLSLPSLSAAGIFLFVIHWNDLLYPLLFITKKSKKTITLALLDFQGQYIIDYQMLFTGVVIASLPMVLMYVFFQRYFVAGMSAGAVKG is encoded by the coding sequence ATGAAGCAAAAGATACTTAAAAATATGATATTAATCATGTATGGTTTAGGCATTATTTTACCGATCTCCATTGTTGTGCTAGCAACCTTTAAAGACGCAGCTGAATTGTATCAAAATATTGGAGGGTTACCTAAAAGTTTTAATTTGGATAATTATATCACCATCTTTATAGAAGATAATTTCTTAATCTATTTTCTTAATAGTATTCAGACAACACTTTCTTCTGTTTTTTTTACATTACTTTTTGGAAGTTTTGCTGCTTATTTTGTTATCAGGTCCAATAAAATTATAGGGGGAATTATTTTTGCATTATTTACTGCTGGTTTAATGATGCCTCCTCAAGTAAACATGATTCCTCTCTATAATCTGATCACGGACTTAGGCCTAAAAAATAAATTAACAGGCTTGGTCATAGTGAATATAGCAGCAACATTACCAGTGGTGGTGCTTATACTAACAGGATTTATGCGCTCTATCCATCGGGATTTATTTGCAGCTGCCAAAGTAGATGGTGCAAGTGAATGGAAAATCTATTCTAGGATTGTCATGCCGCTATCGCTACCATCTTTATCAGCAGCAGGTATATTTTTATTTGTAATTCACTGGAACGACTTATTATATCCACTATTATTTATCACGAAGAAAAGTAAAAAGACTATCACGTTGGCATTACTAGATTTCCAAGGACAATACATTATCGATTATCAAATGTTATTTACAGGGGTTGTGATAGCGTCTCTTCCAATGGTACTGATGTATGTGTTCTTCCAAAGGTACTTTGTTGCTGGTATGTCTGCTGGCGCTGTAAAGGGCTAG
- a CDS encoding carbohydrate ABC transporter permease: MRVNRKIWLFLIPALAIYGFFYLYPTVLSLFYSLTDWDGISPTYEFVGIKNFINLWTKDTIFVKSLTNNIKFSLSATILQFVVSLFLAILLVKNTKTNVFLRALYFFPAILASVSVGFIWSFLYAPQSGPIDQVLKSVGLGWLIRDWLGDQSFAIYSIAIVKAWFHVGQMIVIFVAGLQAIPSQFFEVAKIEGASRLQTFKQVTWPLIAPASTIVVAYTTIQTFKAFDLIYTMTRGGPNYATEIIATNIYNVAFRSYKFGYAAAQSIMFLVIIGAITFMQFRIVNRYDVQ; encoded by the coding sequence ATGAGGGTAAACAGAAAAATATGGCTTTTCTTAATTCCTGCCTTAGCTATATATGGTTTCTTCTACTTATACCCTACGGTATTATCATTGTTTTACTCGCTGACAGATTGGGACGGTATTTCACCTACGTACGAATTTGTTGGTATAAAAAACTTTATTAATCTATGGACAAAAGATACTATTTTTGTTAAGTCACTCACGAATAATATTAAATTTAGTTTGTCAGCTACCATTCTACAATTCGTTGTGTCCTTGTTTTTAGCCATACTTTTAGTCAAAAATACGAAAACCAATGTTTTTTTAAGAGCACTTTACTTTTTTCCAGCCATATTAGCCTCTGTGTCTGTTGGTTTTATATGGAGTTTTCTATATGCGCCTCAAAGTGGACCCATTGACCAAGTGTTAAAAAGTGTCGGGTTAGGGTGGCTCATAAGAGATTGGCTGGGCGATCAAAGCTTCGCTATATATTCTATTGCTATTGTTAAAGCTTGGTTCCATGTCGGTCAAATGATTGTCATTTTTGTAGCAGGTTTACAAGCGATTCCTTCTCAGTTTTTTGAGGTTGCTAAAATAGAAGGAGCCTCACGTCTGCAAACATTTAAACAAGTCACTTGGCCTTTAATTGCACCGGCGTCAACCATTGTTGTTGCTTATACGACGATTCAGACGTTTAAAGCCTTTGACCTTATTTATACCATGACACGAGGGGGTCCAAATTATGCGACGGAGATTATAGCCACCAATATCTATAATGTGGCTTTTAGAAGTTATAAATTTGGTTATGCCGCTGCTCAATCCATCATGTTCTTGGTCATCATCGGCGCTATCACTTTTATGCAGTTTAGAATTGTGAATCGCTATGACGTACAATAG
- a CDS encoding ABC transporter substrate-binding protein, which produces MKKITGLLLICLLVLTMLSACGTKEKDTSKTGAESSEKPVTISFVHWRGEDKEAFDDIIAKFNEKYPHITVEQTIYPSEQYQSTAHTILQDGEAGDVFTSFPGAQFNTIRKADLFEDLSSYGFVKKFNEALITSGIDNGVQYAVAFQLVYNQPVYNKKAFEKAGVDFEETMKDWDSWIGACEKLKAAGYVPIAFPGGDIGPGQFMNSLMMNLEPDEAIWGRVLTGEAKITDDWWVQTLERFNELNEKGYFNASANSLKHQDGINMVASEEAAMLATGSYAISGILSKNPDLELGIISPNPASESEKVWDGIHNATFLIGINQRSSKKDAAEKFIDFLTDKENASEYAKASGQQLTLKDVDYSSKELKEIGEVWGPRTTRTQPRFFITDQDVQNAVIASIQDVIGGTEPQKAAQKAQKLIDEILSR; this is translated from the coding sequence ATGAAAAAGATTACGGGTTTATTACTTATTTGTTTGCTTGTTTTAACCATGCTGTCAGCATGTGGAACAAAAGAAAAGGACACATCAAAGACTGGGGCTGAAAGCTCAGAAAAACCAGTAACCATCAGTTTTGTCCATTGGCGTGGAGAAGATAAGGAAGCTTTTGATGACATCATTGCAAAGTTCAATGAAAAATACCCACATATCACCGTGGAACAAACCATATATCCTTCTGAGCAATATCAATCAACAGCCCATACAATTCTGCAAGATGGTGAAGCGGGGGACGTGTTTACATCCTTCCCTGGCGCTCAATTCAATACCATTAGAAAAGCAGACTTATTTGAAGATTTATCTTCGTATGGTTTTGTGAAAAAGTTTAATGAAGCTCTCATTACGTCAGGTATTGATAATGGTGTCCAATATGCTGTAGCCTTCCAATTGGTTTACAACCAACCTGTATACAATAAAAAAGCCTTTGAAAAAGCAGGGGTGGATTTTGAAGAAACCATGAAAGATTGGGACAGTTGGATAGGAGCTTGTGAGAAATTAAAGGCTGCAGGTTACGTTCCTATTGCATTTCCTGGAGGCGATATCGGTCCTGGACAATTCATGAACAGTTTGATGATGAATCTAGAACCTGATGAGGCAATATGGGGACGTGTATTAACTGGAGAAGCTAAGATAACCGATGATTGGTGGGTACAGACATTAGAACGGTTTAATGAATTAAATGAAAAAGGCTATTTTAATGCAAGTGCTAATTCATTAAAACACCAAGATGGTATTAACATGGTAGCAAGTGAAGAAGCAGCCATGCTGGCAACAGGTTCTTATGCTATATCGGGTATTCTATCCAAGAATCCAGATTTAGAATTAGGTATTATCTCACCAAATCCAGCTTCTGAAAGTGAAAAAGTCTGGGATGGTATACATAACGCAACATTCTTAATAGGTATTAATCAACGATCGTCCAAAAAGGATGCAGCAGAGAAGTTTATTGATTTCTTAACCGATAAAGAAAATGCAAGCGAATATGCTAAAGCGTCAGGTCAACAGTTAACACTAAAAGATGTGGATTATTCTTCAAAAGAGTTAAAAGAAATAGGTGAGGTGTGGGGGCCTCGAACAACACGTACACAACCTCGTTTCTTTATAACGGACCAAGACGTTCAAAATGCTGTCATTGCATCCATTCAAGATGTTATAGGGGGAACGGAACCTCAAAAAGCGGCTCAAAAGGCGCAAAAATTAATTGATGAAATTCTAAGCAGATAG
- a CDS encoding DUF4867 family protein codes for MYQTIKNKNQHIRMMHVTQSSVRPYGRMITGYDFSELIDYMHLKTAIPQEGNRYLPAIQEMEHTALFEHLMHGYYGGMPIQIGYCNGQNTQLNGLEYHKGREIVLAITDLVLLLGHVQDIKEKQYHSENVVGVFVPKETAIELYATTLHFAPCKVHKKGFKSSIILPEGTNSPINYNGGVHTYEEGLLFKKNKWLLVHSENTKLMRQDAYVGIIGENTRVNYVS; via the coding sequence ATGTACCAGACGATCAAGAATAAGAACCAGCATATCCGTATGATGCATGTTACCCAGTCAAGTGTAAGGCCGTATGGTCGGATGATAACAGGTTATGATTTTTCAGAACTCATTGATTACATGCATCTGAAAACGGCTATACCACAAGAAGGTAACAGGTATTTACCTGCCATACAAGAAATGGAACATACTGCTCTTTTTGAACATTTAATGCATGGATATTATGGGGGGATGCCTATTCAAATAGGGTATTGTAATGGCCAAAATACACAGCTTAATGGTTTAGAATACCATAAAGGACGAGAAATTGTTCTAGCCATTACGGATTTGGTGTTATTACTGGGCCATGTTCAAGACATAAAAGAGAAGCAATATCATTCTGAAAATGTCGTAGGCGTATTTGTGCCAAAAGAAACGGCTATAGAGCTCTACGCAACGACATTACATTTTGCACCTTGTAAAGTACATAAAAAAGGGTTCAAAAGCAGTATTATTTTACCAGAAGGAACCAACAGTCCAATCAATTATAATGGAGGTGTGCATACTTATGAAGAAGGGTTGCTTTTTAAAAAAAATAAGTGGCTGCTGGTTCATTCAGAGAACACGAAGTTGATGAGACAAGACGCATATGTAGGCATAATAGGTGAGAACACAAGAGTCAACTATGTCAGTTAA